Proteins encoded within one genomic window of Eublepharis macularius isolate TG4126 chromosome 10, MPM_Emac_v1.0, whole genome shotgun sequence:
- the LOC129336576 gene encoding 17-beta-hydroxysteroid dehydrogenase 13-like has product MNLLLEFLWLLVTLIYSYVEALVKLFIPLKRKSVSGEIVLITGAGHGLGRLTAYEFAKRQSRLVLWDINKHGVQETAEACRKLGATAQVFTVDCSNREEIYNAAEKVKRDIGDVSILVNNAGVVAAADLLSTQDKQIQKTFEVNILAHHWTTKAFLPEMMKNNHGHIVTVASAGGHVAVPFLVSYCSSKFAAVGFHKSLTQELLALGKDGIKTTCLCPVFINTGFLKQPSSRLLPILETDKVANKLIDGILCNQNMIFVPPFVKLSLLLERIVPERALRAMNKFVKIKFDAVVGHGGKEN; this is encoded by the exons atgaatctgTTACTTGAGTTCCTCTGGCTTTTAGTCACCTTAATCTATTCTTATGTGGAGGCCTTGGTGAAACTTTTCATTCCTCTCAAGAGAAAATCTGTCAGTGGTGAAATTGTGCTTATCACCGGAGCAGGACACGGCCTTGGAAGACTTACAGCCTACGAATTTGCCAAACGTCAAAGCAGACTGGTTCTTTGGGATATAAACAAG CATGGTGTTCAGGAAACAGCAGAAGCATGCAGAAAGCTGGGAGCCACAGCACAGGTGTTCACAGTGGACTGCAGCAATAGAGAGGAAATCTATAACGCTGCAGAGAAG GTGAAAAGAGACATTGGAGATGTGAGCATCTTGGTGAATAACGCTGGAGTGGTAGCAGCAGCAGATCTGCTTTCAACGCAGGACAAGCAGATCCAAAAAACGTTTGAAGTCAACATTCTTGCTCATCACTGG ACAACAAAAGCCTTCCTGCCAGAGATGATGAAAAATAACCACGGCCATATTGTCACAGTTGCATCAGCTGGTGGGCATGTAGCAGTTCCCTTCTTGGTTTCTTATTG TTCAAGCAAGTTTGCGGCTGTTGGGTTTCATAAAAGCCTTACTCAAGAATTGTTGGCATTGGGTAAAGATGGGATCAAAACCACATGCCTTTGTCCTGTTTTTATAAACACTGGCTTTCTAAAACAACCAAGTTCAAG ATTATTGCCTATTTTGGAGACTGACAAAGTTGCGAATAAACTCATTGATGGAATACTTTGCAACCAGAACATGATATTTGTTCCACCTTTTGTGAAACTCAGTCTACTCCTTGAAAG AATTGTACCAGAACGTGCCTTGAGAGCTATGAACAagtttgtaaaaataaaatttgatGCAGTTGTTGGACACGGTgggaaagaaaattaa